The genomic segment GCAAGATAGACGCCGCCACTGATGGACCCTTTCTCTTTTTGCGCAGATTTTTCCTCAAATGAAAGGATCCTATTATTTTCTTTGTCGATCACTAATTTACCATAGCGACTTACATCCTCTACTTCAAGAGAAGTAAAAACTATATCAGCATCCATTTCTTGTTGTTTGTGGATGAGTGCTGAAAGGGAAAAATCCAAGTAGGAGTCGCCATTGAGAATAAGAACAAGTTCTGATGTAGTTAGTGATAGCGCTTTTTTTATAGCCCCTCCTGTGCCAAGAGGAGTCTCTTCTAAAGAAAAGGCAAGAGGGATCAAGCTTTTATATTGGGCGTAATGATCAATGATTTGATTTGCTCTGTATCCTACTGCAAGAATGGCTTTAGAAATAATTTGGAATAGGGATAGCTGCTTGAGTAGTATATCTAGAAAGGCAGATCCATTGATAGGCGCAAGTGGCTTTGGAAGGTCTGGAACTGCTTCTTTTAAACGCGTGCCAAGGCCACCTGCTAAGATGATTGCTTCCATTTAGAATTTATTCCTTCATATAGATAATGCTTGCACCTGTGTTTTCGAAGCGCACTTTGACTTCAAGAAGATCTTTTAGAGCTTCTTTTACTTTATGTTGCCTTTCAGGTGGTACAAAAAGGGCCAAAAAGCCACCGCTTCCAGCGCCGCACAGCTTGCCAGCATAAGCACCAGCATTTCTTGCCGCAGAATAAGCTTGATCTATAAATGAAGAGGATACTTTGCTAGATAATTGTTTTTTCATCTCCCAGCTTTCGTGTAGAAGGAAGCTAAGCTCTGGAATCATATTCTCTCTAGAGGAGTTTGCAATGATCTCTTCTGCTTTGTAGACCATATCAACCATTTTGAGAAGGTGTTCATCATTGGATTTATTATGAGTCTTTTCTATTTGTTCTTTTACAACATCACTTGCATGCCTTGTAAGACCTGTATAAAACATCATGAGGTGATTATTAAGATCTTGTAGTTTTTCTTGAGATACGATTACAGGCCTGGATTGAATTCCTGAGTTGCTAAATTCAATTACGTTGAATCCTCCAAGAGATGAGTGAAACTGATCTTGAGAGCCAACATTTTCTTTGATCATGGATTGTTCTATATGACATGCTTCTTCTGCAAGCCTTTGTTTAGAAACTTTTTGGCCACAAAAAGCATATAAGCTATTTAAGAAGCCTACTGTGAAAGAGGAAGAGGAGCCAAGACCTGTTCTTGCAGGTAAGTCAGAAAAAATATGGATATCGAGGTTTTGGTCGATACCTTTAAATTTAAGGCATTCTCTGATGCTTGGATGTTCAATATGGTCTACTGAATTAACAAGCTCAGTTTTAGAGTAGGCAATGCGAATTTTATGGTCAAAGAAGCCGCTTTGGGTGCTAATACTTACGTGAGTATATTTGTCGATAGACGTGCCAAGAACAGCTCCTTTATTTCTAAGATAAAATCCAGGATAATCGGTGCCACCACCAAAAAAACTAATTCTTACAGGGGTCCTTGAAATGATGATCATTATTTCTTTCTCATAAAAATCTAAAGCATCACAAGATATTTAAATGGAAGTTCTTCTGTCAACTCAATTGTTATAGTTGTAATTTTTTGGCATAAGAGAGTAATCTTTTTTGAAGTTATACATAAACAAGTTCAAGAAGTGGTTTGTGTATAGAAGTAATTTGGAGTTTTTATGACGGTGCTTTCAGTTGTTTTAGCTAATTATAATCATGCGCACTTTCTTCCAGAAGCTTTGGATGCTATTTTGAGTCAATCAGTTGACTCTATGGAAGTTTTGATTTTGGATGATGCTTCTACGGATAATAGTATTGAGGTAATTAAGGAGTATCAAAAGCGGTTTCCTCAAATTCGCTTAATTGCTCGCGAAAAAAACGGAGGGCCTATTATTGCAGCAAATCAAGGGATAGGGGAGTCAAAAGGAAAATACATAGCTACTTGTTCTGCTGATGATAAAGTGCTACCTGGGTTTTTTAAAGAGTGCATTGAGATGTTAGAGCGATTTCCGAAAGCTGCTCTTTGCACAACAAATTTTTGCTGCTTTACGGAAGGGGAGACAAAAAAATTTGCAGAAAGAGGACTTATTCATGTTAAGCAACCCTGTTTTCTTGAGCCCCAAGATATCATTAAGGCAATTAAAAAATATGACTTCTGGATTCCTGGAAATGGATCTATTTTTAGAAAGTCTTCTCTTCTTGAAGCAGGTCTTTTAAGGCAGGATTTAAAGGCATTATGTGATTGGTTTTTAAACACTACAGTAGCTATTCGCCACGGCATATGTTACATTCCTCGTCCGCTTGCCTCATTTAGAATCGTTAAAAATAGTTATTCTTCAAAAAGTCCTCAAGCACTGTTGTATGATGCTTTATTTAATATTCTAGAAGAGCCTCAATTGCAAGATATGAAAAAGGCTTTTTTTGCTTCCGGTATGGTATTTCAACTGGATAAGGCAATTTTTTCCTACATACGCAATAAGCAAGGGCTAAAAAAATATTATCCAAGAATTGTGATTCAGAAGTTGATAAGAAAATTGTTTAGAAATAGATATAAAAGAATGCTTCAAGAGGTAGTTTAAGAGAGATAGTATGCTGTGTCGAGTATGTGATGCAAATCATTTTAGTTTGGCTGTAGATTTAAAAGATCAGCCTTGGGGAAATCATTTTCTTAGCAAAGAAGAAGTAGGAAAAGAGCCATACTATCCTTTGCGTGTTATTTATTGCCATAAATGTAAAACAGCGCAGTTGGATTTTACTGTAAAGAAAGAGGTGATGTTTACGGATCATACCTATCTTTCAGGAGTTACACGTTCTTTAACTGAGCATTTTAATCAAACGGCAATCGATGTAGATAATAGATTTTTTAAGGGTAATCAAGAAAAAACAATGCTAGATATTGGCTCCAACGATGGTAGTCAGCTTGCTTGCTATCAAAATCAGGGATTTGATGTGCTTGGAGTAGAGTCTTCTAGGCGTGTTGCACAGATTGCCAATGAAAAAGGATTGCCAACAGTTCATGCTTTTTTTAATTTGGAAACAGCTGAAAAAATAGATAGAACATTTGATGTGATCAATGCATCGGGTGTTTTTTTCCATTTAGAAGAATTGCACTCAGTTACAGAGGCCATCAAGAAAGTTCTTAAAAAGGATGGCATATTTGTTGTTCAGTTTTTATACATGAAAAGTATCATGGAGAATGTAGCTTTTGATCAGATTTACCATGAACACCTTTTATTTTATACGTTAAGGACGATAGATACCCTTTTGCAGCGTCATGGCTTGGAACTTTTTGATGCTTATTTATCGCCTATTCATGGGGGATCCATGATAGCTTTTGTCTCTCATAAAGGCTCAAAAATGCAGACAGAGAGGCTTTTAAAGCTCAAGAGGGAAGAGGAAGACTCTGGTTGTAATGAGCTTAAAGCTTATATACAGTTTGCAAAACGTATAGAGATTTTAAAGGAAGAGAATTTATCTTATTTGTCTTATAAGAAAAGCAAAGGCAAGACGATTTATGGCATGGGAGCTCCTGTAAAGGGGAATACGCTTCTTAATTATTTTGATATTGGCAAAGAACTTTTAGATTGCCTTATTGAAAAAAACGAATTGAGAAAAGGTCTTTTTAGCCCAGGAAAACACCTTCCTATCTTGATTGAAAAGGAGCTTGTCTCTCCTCCAGATGTTTATTATGTGCTTGCATGGAATTTTAAGCGCGAAATCTTAAAAAATAATCAAGAATTAATAAAAAAAGGCGTTGAATTTTATTTTCCTATTGATCCAGAGAGGAATGTATGAATATTTTAGTTACGGGTGCAAGGGGTTTTTTAGGTAACTTTCTCTGCTCGGTGTTAGAGTCGCAAGGACATACACTTGTTAAAGTGCATTCTCAGAATTGCGATTTAACAAACAAATTTTCTTTGAGGCAATTTGATGATACTTGTTTTGATCAGATCTACCACTTAGCTGCATGGACGCAAGCGGGTGACTTTTGCTTACACCATCCTGCGGAGCAATGGTTGATTAATCAGAAAATTAACACAAACGTTTTAGATTGGTGGTTACTTAAACAACAAAATGCCAAAATGATTTGTATGGGAACAAGCTGCGTATACGACCCAGAACTGCCTTTAGAGGAAGAATATTATTTGAAGGGGCAGCCTATAGATAGTTTGTTCACATATGCTATGACAAAAAAGATGCTTCTTTGTGGTCTTCAAGCCTTAAATAAACAATTTGGTTTGAATTATCTCTATCTTGTTCCTTCTACACTTTATGGTCCTGGCTATCATACAGATGGAAGGCAAATGCATTTTATCTTTGACCTTATTAGAAAAATACTAAGAGGCCTGTTTTACAATGAACCTGTGGTCCTTTGGGGAGATGGGAATCAAAAAAGAGAACTTGTTCACATCAATGATTTTGTAAAAACACTTATAGCTCTTGTTGACATGGAAACCAATCATGTAATCAATATAGGTGCTGGCATTGAGCATTCTATAGCAGAATTTGCAAGAGAAATTTGTGAGCAGGTTGGTTACTCTTTTTCTTCTATTCAATTTGATATAAGTAAATATGTAGGAGCAAAATCAAAAGTATTATCTATTAAAAAACTAAAGCAGATTGTTCCTGAATACCAAACACTTTCTTTAAAAGAGGGCTTAAAAGAGACGATCGCTTGGTTTTTACAAAATAGAGAAGTTCTTATACCCATTAAGAGTAATTGATGAAAGTGTGGTCTTTAATACCAATGCTGCGCTATGAAGAGGGGCATCCTTATCAATATAATTTAGCAGTAGGTAAAGCATGTGGATTAAATGGATGGAAACATGAGGCATTAGTTCCAAGGTCATGTTGTATAGAAAATTTACCTGAAAGTTGGCTAAAAGTTCTAGGGAATGATCGCATTAGTGAGAAGCATGGCGTGGTATTATGGAAGACTCCTCTATCTAAATTAAAGATTTTTTTAAAGGTCTTTTTTCCCCTTTGTAAAGCCCTGTCTAAAGTAAAATATGAAAAGGGAAGAAAGGTTATTTTCTTAGAACAGTTTTTTGTTCCTCAAATGGTGGGATTTACCTTGGCCATGTGTTTAATGAGGCCGAAAGCTGAGGTTTGGTTTGTTCACCGCTATTCTCCAGAGCAACTTGGATTTAAGGCTAAAATATACAAATGCATGCATCAATTGCTAATTTGTTTTCTTGGAAAAGAGAAGATAAAGCTTTTTGCAGATAGTGAGCTTTTGGCAAAAAGTCAAAGAGAATTTTTTAGACAGGAAGTAATCATTTTGCCCGTACCCCATACAGATTATTGTAATGGGCTTGTTAAAGAGAAAAAGGAAAAAGATACACTTCTTTGGTGGCCAGGAGGGTATACAACCGTTGCAAAAGGCTTAAAAGTTATTCAAGATCTTGTTAAAAGGGATTTGAAAGGTAATTTTAAACTTGTTGTAGCAGATAGTGCTCGGGAACATTTAAAAGAGTACGTTGTTCCTATTCAATTCATTTCAAGCGCGCTTTCAAGAAAAGAATATATGAAATGGATGAATAAAACAGATCTGGTGCTTTTGCCCTATGATCCCGAAATCTATCATTTTGCAACTTCTGGAATATTTGTAGAGGCAATTGTTGCGGGAAAAATACCCGTAGTTACGGATGGCACATGGATGGCTTATGAGTTAAAGAGGTTTCAGTTACAAGATTTTATTGTAGATTGGCATCGTAAAGACCTTTTTGAACATTTTCAAGAGATTCTTGCAGATAAGCGTCTAAAAATTTTATTAGAAAAAATGCAAAAGACGTATGGTGATTATCATTCGATACAAGGGTTTGCAGATATTATTAGCAAGGTATGAACAGAAAAAACTATTTAGTACGCTATCCTGGAATTAAATACATCCTTTGGATGATAGACTCTTTTCTGTCTTTGAGAAAGCCCCTCTTTAGGGGTGTCATTTTGCCTCCTAAGCGTATTTTGCTTAGCAATCTTGCTCATTTGGGTGATATTGTGAATGCAACGGCTGTATTGCCTGTGTTAAAGCAAGCATTTCCTGGAGTGAAAATTGGCTTTGTTGTGGGTAGCTCATCAAAGGATCTTATAGAAAATCACCCCATGATTGATCATATTCATGTAGTGGATCATTGGAAATTTAATCGTTCTAATATTTCTTTTTTTGCAAAAATAAAGCAGTATTATAGAAGCAAAAATATGGCCCTAAAAGAAATTCAAAAGCAGCGCTACGATGTAGCAATGGACCTTTATTTCTACCTTGGAAATGCAATACCTTTATTGAAAAAAGCTAATATTCCTGTTCGTATTGGCTTTACAAGCGGAGGATTTGGCCCATTATTGACCCACCCAGTTGATTGGAAGTTTGAAAAAGGGCAAGTTATTGAGTATTATAACGAATTACTTAGTCTGTTGCCTATTTCTCAAAGTAATTTACTTGCATTGAGGCCAACGCTTTCATTCAAGGATGAAGTTCTTTACCATCGTCTGAGAAAACGCTTTAACTTAGAAAAAAAATATATCGTTTTTCATCCAGGGGCAGGGGCGCAATTTAAAGAGTGGCCACTTTCTAATTGGAGAAAATTGTTAGAAGAGTGCGTTGCGAAAGGATATGCAGTTGTGATTACAGGACAGGGAAAAAGAGAGAAAGAAATTGCTGTAAAACTTGTTCAAGATGTACCAAATGTCATAACTTGCGTAAGTCTGCTTACATTGAAGGAGTTTGTTGTACTTTTGCAAAAAGCAGATCTGTTAGTAGGTGTTGACTCTGCCGCTGGCCACATAGCTTCAGCTGTTGGAACGCAATCACTGCTCATTTATCCAGGTATAAACCGTATAAATGAATGGGCGCCTATTACTGGAGCACATGTTTTGCAAAAGCCTGTGCTTTGCGCTCCTTGTTTTAAAAGAAAAGGATGCAAAAGTATGGAGTGTGTACAAGGTGTTTTGGTTGAAGATGTTTTATTGCAAATAGTTCAGAGGGTAATTAAGTGAATGCTCTTCAAAAGATTAGAAATGCGCGTCTTGTAGTTTTTACAATCATTTGTATGAGTCTTTTGTTTACTTTAACAAACCTAATACCACTTAGCCTTACATTTGGGGTGCTTATTATTTTATTGCCAGCACTACTATTAGGACAAAAAACATGGCATCCGATTCTTATTATAACGAGTGTTTTGTTGTTTTATTTTTTGTGTTGGACCCTTATATATAGTCCTTCGGCTTTTTTAGATTACTCTTTCTATCGAAGAGATGGCAATGTATTTGCAACTCTTTTGCCCATTGTTCTTTTTGGTGCCATGTGCTTTCCTATGGATGTAGAGAAGCTGGCAGAATATTTTGTTTATATTGTAAGTAGCATTAATTTTATAGCAGCTCTAGGTTATAAGTTTTTTGGCATAGGCCAAGAGCTTGCAGGTTCTTGTTATTGTTTTATGTTTTTAACACATAATGCGGCAGGAGGCTTTTTAGCGATGCTTTCAGCACTTTCTCTGGCATTGTGGCTGCGTAATAAGACGACGCCTTTATTACTGATAGTAATTGGGAATTTGACTACTCTTTACATGTCAGATTCAAGGGGGAGTGTTTTGGCGCTCGTAGGAGCCGTTTTTATGCATTATGTGTTAAAAGAGCGGCATATTAAAAAGATTATGACTTTAGTTGTTATAATCACGGTTGTAACTATAAGCATTACTTATACTTTATGGGATTCTTATGGAAGGGACTTGAATTATTCTACAGCAGACATGGATTCAATAGAACAAAATGTTCAGTTAAATTTTGAGAGAAGTTATACATTCGTTGATAGAGTGCTTTTTTTGTGGCCAAGGGCTGTATATCTATGGTTATATTCTCCTGTTTTTGGAACAGGATTTGGAAGTTATAATGATTTACCCTATAATCTAGAGGGACTAGAACATATTTTTATGATAAATATCCCCAAAGAATACATTTACTCTGATGGACATGCTCATCATACATTCTTTCACATCCTTGCAGAAACAGGCCTCTTGGGGTTTTTATTTACTCTATTATTTCTTGTGACTATGCATCGATTCATCTTAAGTCTAAATTCTTCTTTTCTTCGTAGTAGCCTTGGACTTATGTTTTGGGTGGCAGTTTGGTCTTCGATGACGGAACATAGGCTTTTTACACCCTCCCAAATGTTACCATTTACTATTTTATTAGGATTGACGCTTGGTAATGAAAGAGTAAAGTCTGTAGTATTACAAAATATTAAGGCACTCAAATTCCCGTTGCAGCAATATGGCTTTTTAAAGCAGATTCGTGGTATTGTTAGAAAATGAAGATCCTTTTGACAGGTGATAGTGGTTTTGTTGGGCAATATGTAAAACAACATGTAAAGCAACATATAGATATTGTTCTTTTAAGGGACGCCAACGGAAACAAGAACGGAAATAGGATAGATCTTTGTGATGAGAATAAGCTTTATAGTTTCATTGCATTGCACGCTATCGATCATGTAATTCACTTAGCAGCGCAAAGTCATGTTCCAACATCTTTTGAAGATCCAAAAAGAACTTTTGAAGTGAATTTTTTTGGTACTTTTAATTTATTAAATGCATTAAAAAAAGCAGGATTTAAGGGAAAATTTTTATATGTAGGCTCTTCTGAGGTTTATGGTCTTGTCAAAGAAGAAGAGTTGCCAATTATCGAATCACAACTCTTGAAGCCAAGAAACCCTTACGCAGTAAGCAAAGTGTCTGCAGAGGCGCTTTGTTATCAGTGGAGCCTTTCGGAGCAGTTTGATATAGTGATGGCAAGACCGTTTAATCATATAGGGCCTTTTCAGAGTGATAGATTTGTTGTATCTAGTTTTGCAAAGCAGATCATGCAGATTAAATTGAAAATACAAGAGCCTGTTATTGATGTAGGGGACATCTATGTGACTCGAGATTTTACCGATGTAAGAGATGTTGTAGATGCTTATTTACTTCTTCTTGAAAAAGGAGAAAATAGTGAAGTCTACAATGTATGTACGGGTGTTGAGCATTCTTTAGAGTGCATTTTAAAAGAACTTCTTAAGATTGCGCAAGTAGATGCTTCTATAGGTACTTCTAAGAACTTAATGCGTCCTTCTGAGCAAAGGCGAATGCGTGGAAGCTTTCAAAAATTAAAAGATCATACGGGCTGGAGCCCTAAAATACCCTTTCATAAGACACTGCAAGATATTTTAAATGGTTGGGAGAAAACATTATGCCAAAAAGAGCATTGATTACAGGAATTACGGGTCAAGATGGAGCCTACCTTGCAAGATTTTTGCTTCAAAAGGGTTATAGCGTTCATGGCCTTCAAAGAAGAGCATCTACTCTCAATACAACACGTATTGACTCGATACTTACAGAATATCAAGAAAGTTGCTTGTTTCATCTTCATGAGGGGGATTTATCGGATGGGCCTGCTTTAAATCAGATTATAAAAAGTGTTGAGCCAGATGAAATTTATAATTTAGGCGCTCAAAGCCATGTGGCAACATCTTTTGAATTGCCAGAATATACAGCAAATGTAAGTGGGCTTGGGACACTTCGTCTTTTGGAGGCATGTCGTCTTTTAGGCCTTGAGAAAAAAACGCGTTTTTATCAGGCATCTACTTCAGAATTGTTTGGAAAGGTTCAGGAAGTTCCGCAGAGAGAGACAACGCCTTTTTATCCAAGATCTCCCTATGCTATTGCTAAACTTTTTGCGTATTGGACAACGATTAATTATAGAGAGTCGTATGGAATGTATGCCTGTAATGGAATTTTGTTTAATCATGAGTCACCCTTTCGTGGAGATAATTTTGTAACAAGAAAGATTACAAGGGGGCTTTCTCGTGTCTTACATGGAATACAAAAATGTCTTTATATGGGAAATTTGGATGCTAAGAGAGATTGGGGGCATGCAAAAGATTATGTTGAAATGCAGTGGATGATGTTACAGCAAGATAAGGCTGAGGATTTTGTTATAGCAACAGGTGTGCAGCACTCGGTAAGAAAATTTATAGAGCTTGCACTTGCAGAAGTAGGTATAGAGCTTGATTTTGATGGTACAGGTGTATCTGAGGTGGGTATTGTACGTAAAGTTCCCAAGGAATATAGTGTTCATGTAAAAGAGGGCGCTGTAATTGTTGCAGTAGATAGTAAACACTTTAGACCAGCAGAAGTAGACACCCTTTTGGGCGATGCAAGCTTTGCCTACCAAAAGCTTGGATGGAAGCCTAAAATATCCTTTGAGGAGTTAGTAAAAGAGATGATGCATCACGATATGAAGTTAGCAAGTTTGCATAAAATAGACTTTAATTTTTTACATCAGATGCCAGAAAACATAGTTGAAGGGGTTAAAAAAATGTTTGCGCCTCAAGTTTATGAGAAATTAGAGTTACCTTCCTAAAATAGGGCACAATGTATGCGCGTTGCAATTGTTCATGACTGGCTTAAGACCTATGCGGGATCAGAGCGTGTTTTGGAGCAGATGCTCTTAGTCTATCCAGAAGCAGATCTTTTTAGTGTAGTTGATTTTGTTCCAAAGAATGAAAGAGCTTTTATTCAAAATAAACAAGTGACAACAACATTTATACAAAAACTTCCTTTTGCAAAAAATAAGTTTCGCTTATTTTTGCCTCTCATGCCCCTTGCAATTGAGCAGCTTGATGTAAGTTGTTATGATTTGGTCATTTCAAGTAGTCACGCAGTTGCAAAGGGGGTAATTACAGGTCCTGGTCAGTTGCATATATGCATGTGTTATTCTCCTATTCGTTATGCATGGGATCTACAGCACCAATACTTGCACGAAACAGGTTTAAACCATGGAATGAAGGGAGCTATTGCAAAATACCTGTTGCATAGGATGCGCCTTTGGGATGTTAGGACTGCACATGGGGTAGATCATTTCATTGCAATTTCTCAATTTATTGCAAAGCGCATTCGAAAGGTATATGGAAGAGATTCTACAGTTATCTATCCACCTGTTGACATCTCTGGTTTTTCCTTTGAAGATCAAAAGCAAGAGTTTTATCTAACGGCATCTAGGATGGTTCCTTATAAAAAAATAGACCTCATCGTAGATGCTTTTTCAAAGATGCCAGAAAAAAAGCTAGTTGTTATTGGAGATGGTCCTGATTATAACAAGATACGAAAAAAAGTGAGCAATAATATTACTTTACTTGGTTTTCAACCTTTTAATGTGTTAAAAGATTACATGCAAAGGGCAAAAGCTTTTGTATTTGCAGCAAAAGAAGATTTTGGTATAGCTCCCCTAGAAGCGCAAGCTTGTGGTACCCCTGTGATTGGCTTGGGATCTGGTGGGCTTTTGGAGACAATAAAGGGTTCATCTCACGATGAGCCTACAGGTTGTTTTTTTATGGAACAAACAGAAGAATCTATTATTGAAGCTGTAGAGTATTTTGAGCGTTTGCAAAAGAAGATTGATTTGCAAGAGTGTCGCAGCAATGCAGCAAGATTCTCTTCAGAGAGGTTTAGACAGGAGTTTCGAGCATTTATTGATAGCAAGGTTTAGTGAATATGAAAGCATTAATTTTGGCAGGTGGAAGTGGCACTAGATTATGGCCTGTATCAAGAAGTGCCTATCCTAAACAGTTTTTAAGTTTTGGAGAAAGTGAGTCCTTTTTACAAAAGACAATTAGAAGGAAATTGTCTTGTATGCCTGCAAGAGACATTTTTATCTTAGCTCATGAAGAATATATTCATGATATTAATAAACAGGTAAAAGAAATAAGCCTTGAAGTTGCAGACAATATTTTGTTGGAACCGCATAGAAGAAATACAGCCCCTGCAATTGCTCTTGCATTAAAATACATTGTAGATAGGAAAAGGGGGACATTAGATGATGTTCTTATAGTATCTCCTGCGGATCATATATTTAGTCCGGAAGAAGATTTTGAGGGCTATGTCAGACGAGCAGAATACCTTGCAAAAAAAGGGCATATTGTCACATTTGGTATCCAGCCAACCTATCCAGAGACTGGCTATGGTTATATTAAACGAGAAAAGCAGGTTTTGTATGAGGATGGAACTGCAAAAGTAAATAAATTTGTAGAAAAACCTAATTTTGAAACCGCTGAGCGCTATGTCTCTAGTGGCGAGTACCTCTGGAATTCTGGGATGTTTGCCTTTTCGGTAGGCGTCATGTTGAAAGAGATGGAGGATTTTACACCAGACGTTCATAGATTGTTAGAGGGCTCATACGATGATGCTTATAAAAACTTTCATCAGATGCCCTCCCTTTCTATTGACTATGGAGTTATGGAAAAATCGCAAAAGGCGGTTGTGCTACCTTTGAACTTATCTTGGTCTGATATTGGATCGTGGGATAATGTTTATGAAATGCTTCCAAAAGATGTTAATCAAAATGCAACACTTGGTTCTGTGGTTGATATAGACACTAAAAATTGTTTGATCTTAGGTGGTAAAAGACTTGTTGCA from the Chlamydiales bacterium genome contains:
- a CDS encoding nucleotidyltransferase family protein gives rise to the protein MEAIILAGGLGTRLKEAVPDLPKPLAPINGSAFLDILLKQLSLFQIISKAILAVGYRANQIIDHYAQYKSLIPLAFSLEETPLGTGGAIKKALSLTTSELVLILNGDSYLDFSLSALIHKQQEMDADIVFTSLEVEDVSRYGKLVIDKENNRILSFEEKSAQKEKGSISGGVYLAKRSIFNSLSFGDVFSLEKDLFPSLLQKKIYTSPCAGTFIDIGTPDSFKRAQTLLNQLA
- the gmd gene encoding GDP-mannose 4,6-dehydratase, with amino-acid sequence MPKRALITGITGQDGAYLARFLLQKGYSVHGLQRRASTLNTTRIDSILTEYQESCLFHLHEGDLSDGPALNQIIKSVEPDEIYNLGAQSHVATSFELPEYTANVSGLGTLRLLEACRLLGLEKKTRFYQASTSELFGKVQEVPQRETTPFYPRSPYAIAKLFAYWTTINYRESYGMYACNGILFNHESPFRGDNFVTRKITRGLSRVLHGIQKCLYMGNLDAKRDWGHAKDYVEMQWMMLQQDKAEDFVIATGVQHSVRKFIELALAEVGIELDFDGTGVSEVGIVRKVPKEYSVHVKEGAVIVAVDSKHFRPAEVDTLLGDASFAYQKLGWKPKISFEELVKEMMHHDMKLASLHKIDFNFLHQMPENIVEGVKKMFAPQVYEKLELPS
- a CDS encoding glycosyltransferase family 9 protein, coding for MNRKNYLVRYPGIKYILWMIDSFLSLRKPLFRGVILPPKRILLSNLAHLGDIVNATAVLPVLKQAFPGVKIGFVVGSSSKDLIENHPMIDHIHVVDHWKFNRSNISFFAKIKQYYRSKNMALKEIQKQRYDVAMDLYFYLGNAIPLLKKANIPVRIGFTSGGFGPLLTHPVDWKFEKGQVIEYYNELLSLLPISQSNLLALRPTLSFKDEVLYHRLRKRFNLEKKYIVFHPGAGAQFKEWPLSNWRKLLEECVAKGYAVVITGQGKREKEIAVKLVQDVPNVITCVSLLTLKEFVVLLQKADLLVGVDSAAGHIASAVGTQSLLIYPGINRINEWAPITGAHVLQKPVLCAPCFKRKGCKSMECVQGVLVEDVLLQIVQRVIK
- a CDS encoding NAD-dependent epimerase/dehydratase family protein, giving the protein MNILVTGARGFLGNFLCSVLESQGHTLVKVHSQNCDLTNKFSLRQFDDTCFDQIYHLAAWTQAGDFCLHHPAEQWLINQKINTNVLDWWLLKQQNAKMICMGTSCVYDPELPLEEEYYLKGQPIDSLFTYAMTKKMLLCGLQALNKQFGLNYLYLVPSTLYGPGYHTDGRQMHFIFDLIRKILRGLFYNEPVVLWGDGNQKRELVHINDFVKTLIALVDMETNHVINIGAGIEHSIAEFAREICEQVGYSFSSIQFDISKYVGAKSKVLSIKKLKQIVPEYQTLSLKEGLKETIAWFLQNREVLIPIKSN
- a CDS encoding glycosyltransferase family 2 protein; translated protein: MTVLSVVLANYNHAHFLPEALDAILSQSVDSMEVLILDDASTDNSIEVIKEYQKRFPQIRLIAREKNGGPIIAANQGIGESKGKYIATCSADDKVLPGFFKECIEMLERFPKAALCTTNFCCFTEGETKKFAERGLIHVKQPCFLEPQDIIKAIKKYDFWIPGNGSIFRKSSLLEAGLLRQDLKALCDWFLNTTVAIRHGICYIPRPLASFRIVKNSYSSKSPQALLYDALFNILEEPQLQDMKKAFFASGMVFQLDKAIFSYIRNKQGLKKYYPRIVIQKLIRKLFRNRYKRMLQEVV
- a CDS encoding O-antigen ligase family protein, with protein sequence MNALQKIRNARLVVFTIICMSLLFTLTNLIPLSLTFGVLIILLPALLLGQKTWHPILIITSVLLFYFLCWTLIYSPSAFLDYSFYRRDGNVFATLLPIVLFGAMCFPMDVEKLAEYFVYIVSSINFIAALGYKFFGIGQELAGSCYCFMFLTHNAAGGFLAMLSALSLALWLRNKTTPLLLIVIGNLTTLYMSDSRGSVLALVGAVFMHYVLKERHIKKIMTLVVIITVVTISITYTLWDSYGRDLNYSTADMDSIEQNVQLNFERSYTFVDRVLFLWPRAVYLWLYSPVFGTGFGSYNDLPYNLEGLEHIFMINIPKEYIYSDGHAHHTFFHILAETGLLGFLFTLLFLVTMHRFILSLNSSFLRSSLGLMFWVAVWSSMTEHRLFTPSQMLPFTILLGLTLGNERVKSVVLQNIKALKFPLQQYGFLKQIRGIVRK
- a CDS encoding class I SAM-dependent methyltransferase: MLCRVCDANHFSLAVDLKDQPWGNHFLSKEEVGKEPYYPLRVIYCHKCKTAQLDFTVKKEVMFTDHTYLSGVTRSLTEHFNQTAIDVDNRFFKGNQEKTMLDIGSNDGSQLACYQNQGFDVLGVESSRRVAQIANEKGLPTVHAFFNLETAEKIDRTFDVINASGVFFHLEELHSVTEAIKKVLKKDGIFVVQFLYMKSIMENVAFDQIYHEHLLFYTLRTIDTLLQRHGLELFDAYLSPIHGGSMIAFVSHKGSKMQTERLLKLKREEEDSGCNELKAYIQFAKRIEILKEENLSYLSYKKSKGKTIYGMGAPVKGNTLLNYFDIGKELLDCLIEKNELRKGLFSPGKHLPILIEKELVSPPDVYYVLAWNFKREILKNNQELIKKGVEFYFPIDPERNV
- a CDS encoding GDP-mannose 4,6-dehydratase, whose protein sequence is MKILLTGDSGFVGQYVKQHVKQHIDIVLLRDANGNKNGNRIDLCDENKLYSFIALHAIDHVIHLAAQSHVPTSFEDPKRTFEVNFFGTFNLLNALKKAGFKGKFLYVGSSEVYGLVKEEELPIIESQLLKPRNPYAVSKVSAEALCYQWSLSEQFDIVMARPFNHIGPFQSDRFVVSSFAKQIMQIKLKIQEPVIDVGDIYVTRDFTDVRDVVDAYLLLLEKGENSEVYNVCTGVEHSLECILKELLKIAQVDASIGTSKNLMRPSEQRRMRGSFQKLKDHTGWSPKIPFHKTLQDILNGWEKTLCQKEH